The genomic window cggatgtttaactgagccacccaggtgccctgagttgtACAATAGTTTTTAACAAAGCTTAAACTGTTCAGTTGTTGAGGAATGCCAAAATCACATAATCCTTTCATCTTCTGAACTCATCTATTTAACTTCATAATGTAAGAGAGTTAATTAAATGAGAAGgtaaaaaacgaaacaaaacaatgCGAAGGTAAtgttgaaaagacaaaattaaatttcacttATAAATTACTGTAATatgagtgtacacacacacaaattcacatCACACTTTGACCCCAGAGGAATCCATTATAACAGATTCATTATATTATGACTGagcattttttacttttctagaaCTAGAAAATGTGCCCTAATCCTTAGGGCACATTTAGTAAACTATACAACTGCTTTGGGGAAATATCTGTTTTTTAGCTGAAATTAAATGCTTtgggaaaatatgtattttaaactaCACCAGTCTATCTCCCCTAGACAAATATGATCTAGTTGAATCCTTTGCATTTTGAAATTTGCAAGGAAAGGTAACAGGAAATGCATAgtattaaatttgatttatacCTGGTTATTGGACAGATTTTTAGAGATTTGACAACATAATGATCTCAAATGCAATATATTGGATGGAAAAGGCAAGTATTATACAATTTATTTAcactttaaaacacaaaacaatattGTGTGTTCTAATGGATGTAGATCtatgtaataaatgtaaaaaaaaaacatctcagGGAAGGGTTCACACCTACCAGGATAGTGGCAGGCAGGTGAGTAAAGAGATGAGAATACAGTAAGGCTTTAGCTATATCTCAAATGgttcatttctgaaaataaagtgAGCCAAGGCAAGTACAGCTAAATATTAGCGTGTGTTAAATGTACACACTGGCATCTACAAAATTGTTATCTGAACACTTgaaatcatttataattttaaacattccCAATATAATATTACAGAGTATTATCTTAAGAATAGGGCAAAAActttatttccttaaaagaaacTATGATGGCATTTCAGCATAGGgcatatagtcaatggtattataatagcattgtatggtgacgaTGATAGCTACACTTACGGTGAGTATAACATAATGTGTGGggttgtggaatcactatgttgtattcCTGAAACTCGTGTAACTTatgtgtcaaccatacttcagttttttttaaatgggggagATAGCAACATCTGCCCAACCAACTCAAACTCTGTGCTACCTTTTAACAGACATAGACGAGTGCACTGCGGGGACTCACAACTGTAGAGCTGACCAAGTGTGCATCAATTTACGAGGCTCCTTCGCCTGTCAATGCCCCCCGGGGTACCAGAAGCGGGGAGAGCAGTGTGTAGGTAAGTACAGCAGAACAATAAGCAAAATCCTGTCCTAAACCTCTTACTTGCTTAAACCTCAGTCATTCAAAACAAAGCACTCATATTTATTTGGAGAATGATGGCTAACAACTGCTTATTCTTTCATTAACTACTGATCCATTTTCCACATTAATGAGAAAGAGCTAACCTAAAGGGTGAGTATAAAGTGTCAGTTACATGGTAGACTAAGCAAAAGCATAAATTTGGCATATGGATGGGACCACAAAAGCAACCAAGGAGATCATTTTAAATTAGCTGTTTGGGGGCCATAGCACTAAAACACTGATGACATGAACCTTATTCACTGGTTCATAAAATAGCATAGCTTATAGGGCAAATGGtgaggttcaaatcccagctgtaCCCCCAACTCACTTTGAGGCTCTTCACAAGTGACTTACATAGGCTGTGTgttaacttttttcctttgtggtgtGGAGCTCCTACCTCAGGAGCTCACATGTGGGAGTGCTTAGAACAGCGCCTGGTCCTGGGTGGAATAGCTGCGTACTATCATTATGTGATGAGTTAACAGACATGTACTAAACATTCTTTATGTTGCAAGTGGGTGCAGTGCTGGGAACGCAAAGCCAAGTATAGCATGTGCCTCTACTTGAGAGCTCTACTTGAGCTacctgagggcaggggccagatcTGGTTTGTGTCATTGCTGTCTCCCCAGTCCCTGAAGAGTGCCTGCCAAGTAGATgctctgtgcatttttttttttttgaatgactgGAAGAACATAGTATAAGGAGGCTGACTGGCAAATAAGaagtaaacagtaaaaagtaAATGTGTTCTGGGATCAGTCATGAGGTCCAGCACCAGGAATGAAACTTTCTAAATTGACTCCCTGTGTCAATTGCATTCATATGATATTGACATTGATTTACATACCGCCTTTTACCATACACCAGTGGAAAGTACTTCTTTTCTCTTAGTAAGAGAGGATAAGAATGTGGGGACAGGGAGCTAGCATCAATTTTCGCCTGAGAATGCTGGCTGTTGACATCAGGATGTCAACACTGAGCTCCTCATGGGCCCTGGCCCAGTTCTGCCTGCCATGGGGTTGTGCCCAGGTGCTGGGATTGGTGCCCAGCCTCTGAGAAAGGCCCAGAATTTGTGGGACTGAAGCTGTGATTTAGGAAAAGACTGTGTGGAAAACTCCACAGGCACCAAAGTTTTGCCCACTGGATTAGTCAGGAAAATAAACACCTTAGGGTATAAAAGGTATAGAAAAAGAACTAACTCAACCTACTATgggaacaattaaaaataaaatgtattcttataGCCCTATATGATATGGCAGGAAGAAACATTCTTAAATTCAGATCTAATCATGGGGCTGCCCTGGTGTTCCCCTCACCCACAGAACCAACTCTACATTCGTCAACAGAACATATAAGATCTTCTTCCATCAGATCCTCTGTGGTATCAATAcctcccccgccacacacacaaaatattacaCTTCAGTCCTGTCCACTAGTTATAGTTCCGCACATACATCACACAATGTCACACCTTAGTGTCTGTACATAAGCTCTTTCAGCACCAGGAACATGCACCCCTGGCAAACTCCTATTCAATTTCCAAATCCCAGCTCAGGGTTACTTCTTCTGAGAAGTCTTCCATGATTTACCCAGATATGATTAGTTACTCCCTCCTCTTTGTcagtacttctcaaactttatggatcttttttttttttaatgtttatttatttttgaaagagagacagtgtgagcgggggtggcagggtgggggcaggcagagagagagagggagacacagaactggaagcaggccccaggttccacgctgtcagcacagaacctgatgcggggctcaaacccatgaactgtgagatcatgacctctgagccaaagtaggaggcttactgagccacccaggtgccccttgatggatctttttttgtaaatttctagTCTGTTACAGATCAATACTactgtaaaatacaataaaaatgttgtGGCAATACCAAATTGCTATTCCTAAATACATATTCTGAATTTCTGTACTTATTTGTCGTGGACTGGTCCAAATAGTCCACGGATCAGCAGTGGTCAGGAGGCCACACCTTGAGTAGAGTGGTGCTCTCTCTGTACCTTGTGTAGCTTTCTTATTGTTGATCTTATCATTCCATGCAGTAATATGTTTTCATGCCTTTCTTCCATGCTAGACAAGGTACAATGTACATGTATTTATCATCATTAAAAACCAGCAGTGCCAAACACAGCACTTGCAAATAACAGTGATTCAGTAGATGCTTACTGGTTGAGAAGACATACATCAAGTATTACTGAGGGCTGACTATATACCACatactgttctaagtgctgggCCATCATGGTGAACAAACACAGTTTACAGAATCACGGCCCTCATGGAGCTATTAGAAGATACCATTTATAGAAACTAACTTTCAATACTGGCACCTGGCTATAATACTGGGTACTAGGAAGAACCATGCTAAAATTGCTCTTAATTAGTATGAAGTCTACACTCATTCAACTAATGTTTATCGAGCACCTACTATGCCAGACCCTGTTCCAGGTATTAAGCACACAGCAGTGAACAGACAAAAAATACTTTACCTTTGCCTCAAAAGGATACAGGTCTTATTTGCCATGCATTatagtgagggagacagacaagaggcaaataaacacataacaCAATCCCAAGGAGTATCAATGgctacaaagaaatataaagcaggAAAAGGGGACAGATGGGGCAGAAGAagctattttatataaatgggcaGAGATGGCCTCCctgaagtgacatttgagcagacaCCTCAATAAATGAGGTAGAAAGCCATGTCAATATCATTACCTTTTATTTCAATATTCAAGTGAAATCAAATCTATTTTGCAGCTTATTaataatagctgccatttatttTTACCCATTTTGTGCAAGAAAGTTTGCCTACATAATTTCATGTTATCCTCCCAACAAGTCGACCATATTGTAGTATTATcacttacagaggaggaaatggaagctttGAGAGGTTAAGACCATGCTAGTAATTGCCAGAACAAAGATTCCAATTCAGGTTATCCTGAGGCCACTTAAGCATACTGCCTTCCACAGTTTTAGGTAGAAGGGTTCAGCattattgtttggtttttgttttttatcagaaGTTAGTGTCACTACATAGTCTTACATAGTACGTgcataattgttattttaaatcacaCACTCCATGTTAGAATTGTCACAAAGCGTAGagttaatgaaattttattatgcTTCTAAGATGTTAATCCTACTCTGCAAGTTCTCAGCTGAGCATTTTATAGTTGGAAATATTTATCTGAGAAGAACACAGCCTGGAACACTTCATCAATGTGTCAGAGGTCACTCTCAAGAGGTAATTTGTGTAGCGTCCTATTCCTTCCATGGCATtctttcatttgattctcacagaAACTTCATAAGATACACATAGCAAGTATTACTAtccacattttacaaaagaaaaaacctaGACACCAGACGTTTATGTGACTTTGCCAATGTAATCAGCTGAGCAGGAGACCACACCTCCTGTCGCTTAGATTATGCTACATCGCTCAATTCTTCTGCAGTTTTTTTACTTTTaccattacaaataattttttagatcCCAAAACTAATACTTCTATATATGTGAAATAGTCATAATTACTCTTCTGTCTTTAAATCTCAACCCACTCAACCAGCTTTATGAAGTCTTTGTTTCTAACATCTCACTCAGCTGCAGAATGCAGagtatatttaaaacacaaacactaatttaaaaagatagggACAATTATTTTAAGGGAGATTTTCTCCAGCTAGGTTTCCTAGATAATGTCCTGCTGAGAACTTAAGAGCTAACAACTATGGATAGTTAATAATTTggttctctttgtgtgtgtgcctgaTAACCCAGACATAGATGAATGCACCATCCCTCCATATTGCCACCAAAGATGCGTGAACACACCAGGATCATTTTATTGCCAGTGCAGTCCTGGGTTTCAGTTGGCCGCAAACAACTATACCTGTGTAGGTAAGCTTTTGGGGCGCTGCCATACTGACTGATTTCTATCTTCAAAAAAAGGAAACGTCATACCATGTtgttctatttccagtttttctgtgttcttgaGTGAACTGATTTCCATCATCTTCCCTGCACAAAGCTGAAAAGACAATAACCAATTTGTCTCTTAAAACACATCAAGATGTGAATGGAAACTTTGTTAATGTTGGTTTTTAGTTGTCCTCTGTGGgcttatcaaaaatataaaaaactacaGATCAACTGATATACGCACACCAATTAGTCAGCAGTGTGTGATATAAATGCTGAAGGTGCCAAAGGGCTACTGCAAGTTCAAGTACATAAACTTTCCACTGAAAGTGCATCTGATTTTTACATGCTTCTTCTCCCCTTTCAGAATGCAGTGTCATggcacaaattttaagattggcATGACATGGAAAGAATCTAGTGCAGGAAAAATGCCTTTTCACAACATTTTCAGTGCCTTGGAGCATTGCAAAACTCTGTATGGGTCTCAACAGCTTATGCTATAATTGTAATGGAATTTAACAGAacccatttaaaaagtaataaatagcACAGATAAATCTTCACCACAGCATGCTGAGAGACTGTATCAGTACAAATGTCTTATATCAATTATTTATAGACTTGGCACTTTGCATttgaacaacaataaaagaaaatagatgctGGAATGTATATTTATTAGAATCATTAAATTCTTTTGGAAAGACTCATCAAACACAAAACTAACTGTCATCCCCAGAAAGAAATATTCTGGTATTTCCAAAAGAAGTGTATGGCAGATGTTTGAAGTTATTCCAACAAATATGAAACCTGAATGGATGTTCTCCAGTGAGCTTCTGCAGGGCAAAGAATCCAACTAGGGAATTATTCACTTATCATTAGATGACATAGGTACAAAAGAGTAAGGATATGGTTGAAGACGTAGATATATGAGTGTATATAACTTTTCCTTTCAGATATAAACGAATGTGATGCCAGCAATCAATGTGCTCAGCAATGCTACAACATTCTTGgttcattcatctgtcagtgcAATCAAGGATACGAACTAAGCAGTGACAGGCTCAACTGTGAAggtgaaatattttccaaataatttgcAATAACAGTTCAATCCCTatattttctgctgctttatcCAATTATGTACCTgtttatgaaaacaaatttttatgcATGGAAATTCTATTCTTTAATTAAGTTCTGTGATAACATTGGCTTTTTAGTTTGTCaccaagagaaaggagaagggacaaaataactgaaatattaGATACAGGCTGGGTCTAATAATTAGAAGGGTGTTCTGGTGTCTCGCTTCTCAAAGTGATCTGATGGCCAGCAGCATTGACACTTCCTTGTCTCTACTTGCAAGAAATAGAGATCTCAGGCCCCAGACCAGACCTAGTGAGTTAGAGGCTGCATTTAACAAGAATCCCAAATGACTGGTACACACACTTAAGTCTGAGGAGAAATGATCACATTCAGAAACAGTAGAATATAAACCAAGAGACCTGTCCTGTAGTCTTATTCCTGCCACTGTTTGACTTGGGCACACATTTCTTAAGTTGCCTGGGCTTCGCTTTCCACATGAGTAAAAAGAGGGCCATTTAATTGGAAGGATGACCTTCAGAGTCCATTGCCCATGAGTGTTCCACTGTGCAATTCAAAAGGCATAAGACATCCTGAGGGGAATGCCATTGACACTTGATGTCTTTGACTTCCTTCCAGCTTTACTTGGGGCCACAGAGGTCATACCCCACCTGGAGAGGTTTCACATCATGCCACTATGCTCAAAACCAAAAAGGCCTGGCTCTGGACAGCTGCTTCTGCCCTTCTGAACAAACTACAAAGACATCACCATTGAGAAATGCAAAGCATTCTTCACTTGAATtcccaattcattcattcagtctgtTCAGTCAGTAATGTGAGGTCTGAGATTTGCCAAACTCTCAGCAATAATTGAGTAAAACTGATGTGTGGCAAAGTTCTAGGGGAAATGAGCTGATATTGTATAATTTTCCTTTGAGCTTCTTATAaagtattatatttcttttttagagtttatAGTATTTTTACCCTCTTaccttatctttaaaaatattaccaaagtAGTGACCTGTACGTTTTTCAACTCTGTGTCCTTGCTCTTGTCTAATTCAACAGATATTGATGAATGCAGAACCTCAAGCTACCTGTGTCAATATCAGTGTGTCAATGAACCTGGGAAATTCTCGTGTATGTGCCCCCAGGGATACCAAGTGGTGAGAAGTAGAACATGTCAAGGTAGGCTTATTGTTTTCATATCTGTTAAGTGTTCATTTTTAACCAGGAAAAGCAGGGAGAGAGATACAGGATTCTCTACCATAGactttcattttttccatcttgCATATAATTTGaactcttttttcccttgctcATCATGCATTATGCAAATCTCATCAAAAGGGTATTATTCAGTTAACACTGACTTTTtggaaatttaaagtaattatttttctttcttaagatgtaagtaattttaataaaatactgataTCTCTTCTATATAGCCTATATAATCTCTATgatacacatcttttttttttttcaacgttttttttttttatttatttttgggacagagagagacagagcatgaacgggggaggggcagagagagagggagatacagaatcggaaacaggctccaggctccgagccatcggcccagagcctgacgcggggctcgaactcacggaccgcgagatcgtgacctggctgaagtcggacgcttaaccgactgcgccacccaggcgcccctatgatacACATCTTTTAATCACAACCCAAAAAGAttcaattattaaaatatcttgccatgagtttgagtccagaGAATAAACTTAATATGTGGGTTAGGCAAACCTCAAACTAGTCTCAATTCTCTAAAATACCAAGATTATAAATTGGGTAGTAATTTAGGTACTGAGAAAATCAGCCTCATGTGTCTTAAAATTAGCTTGAGTTCTTCAGCAAAAAAAACCTATAGATCCAAAAATAGCTAATATCCTAGggtccagttttaaaataaacattcaggTAATCTTCACACCTATACACCTCCAATGCTACAATGTcgtttaaaatttctttaacagGGAAAAGATTTGCTTGGATAGAACCAAAAGTATAGATAATCCTAGAAAGGCTAGTATAAACCCCTACATTTACATAAAGCAGtgaacaagtaaaaaaaaaaaatgactaaactTGAAGACAGAAAATCTGAGTCCTAGTCTTCTATCTATGTAATTCTGAACAAATTATGAAAATCTTTGACCCTTAACTTTGGAAAAGGGAgttgtgagaatgaaatgaaataatatacataaaaattataaagcctTACATAAACTATAAAGCCTTACAAtccaagattttttaaagtttatttatttattttgatggagcggggagagagaacgagcaggggaggggcagaaagaaaggaagagagagaatcccaagcagactctgcactgatagcatggaacccaatgcagggctcgatctcacaaacagtgagatcatgacatgagccaaaatcaagaattagatgcttaactgactgagccacccaggcagccccaagATGTTCTTGTAACATGTACTTAGCCATGTAAGTGACTAGTAGCAAATCTTCTCTAGAGAGTCCTTTTTAATCAGAACTGAGAAAGACATACAGGAGCAATAAATccttcaagaaaggaaaagaccaaGGAAAAGAGATACTAGGGATACTCAGTCTATATCAtgattttataggaaaatattaaTTCACCGAACATCCAGGACCTGCGGTTTTATAGTATGCATATGGCCTTTCAACTAGACTCCATCTACTAAATATGAGCATAATCAGAATGGCATTCATTGCACAATGAACCCCTTTAATCCCCTTTCCAGGTTACTGGGGACTTTAATGTTAATTGTGGGAAAACATTGCATtccaatgattttattttttaaagcctaaCTGAGACTTTTAACATGAATATTACATGGAGGAAAATGTTAGCCAGTGGGATGTCCTAACCAATTTCCCTGGAGTCCTGCAAAAAAATGTCTATGTgttttttatcacaaatggattTGATCCTCAGCAAAAGACAAAcaaattaacatacagtggaaTCTTACCTGCCTACTCTAGTATATGAAAACATTTCAGTTACAACTAAAGGTGAAAAATGCACTAGAATTGCAAATAAGGGATTCATGAGTGTTATATCTTGAAGATATGCAGCTCCAGAATGTTTGGCTaagccaaaaacattttttatgagaGAGACTTAACATTCTTTTAAGGTACAAAGCAATTGGTTTTCTCCACTAAAATCATCTCTTCCCAGCGTCGTCCATAGACTAAAGTAAAAACGAAAGAGTTCAGATTCTTACCTTTACACAAAAAGCTCATTTTGAGGATGAAATAACTGTTCTCATTTCCACAGCcttgcaaaaatgaaaacactgtgtgTGTTTGGATGGGGTGGAGGAGgccacagagaaggagaaagacagagaaacagagagaatacacatacacacagacacacattcatcaaatattttaatactattaATAATTTCTGAAAAACATTCCAGAATGATTAAGGTGTTAATTATGCTAGGCTCTAAATTAATGgaagtaataaatgaaattattacatAAAGTTTCCTTTTGCCCTTCTTGGTCTCCACATAACAAATCAGTCTTAGTTTTCCTTGTAGCTAAAcagcatctttatttttcagaggagtGAAGAATATTGAAAGGACAAGTTGATTGTAATTTCTTCTAAGGGATCTAAATTCTTTCTTTAGCCATAGCCACTCCAAAAGAAGACACTTCTTATAACTGACTCTTGGAAACTCTTGGAAACTTCCAGTCTCTCTTGGGTTCCAGATAGCTTTGGCCAGTTTGgaagggaaaaatacattttttttcctccaaagacaAGGCATGGAATTATTCTCATTTAGAGGATGCAGTACCTTACAGTGGAAAGATGCCTGTCACTAACTGTATGAACTTGGGCAACTTACTTAACCCttatctgtttttcttccatGTCAAATAGAGATAATATCTTTCTCACCTATGTCTACATGATTTGTGTGAAGAACAACTTAGTTCAATTTAATATTTCTCAaaagccaggtgcccctgagttacATTAATGCTAGGTGATGAAGGGATATAAAGATGGATACTACAGCCTGCCCTCAAGGGGTTTATAAGCTAATGGAAGGGTTAAGACAAACATGTAGATTTCAATAATGCAAAGCAGAGAGCAACAAAGGTCTCCCAAAAAGAACATGAGGTATGAGATTCTGATAGGAAAAACAGATTAAATCCCAGCAACTAGCCCATTGCTGGCTTGCAGCAGGGATTCAGTAAATTACTTATGGAATgagtaaattaatgaatgaacgtACCTGATTATGAGGAGGAATGATTCAGAAAGGCTTATATTGAATAAAATCTAAATCATTATTCAAATGTAACAGGAGATAGACATAGCCAGGGATGTtaacattaatataattttcattgttgctgttgttgttgtaaaTATAATGGCTCTCCAGTGAAAGTGTTCTCTCAGATGTCATATGAAGGCTCCTAATTCCCAAATCTAAAACCAGTCCTTGTCCAGCCTGGCCTTTCTATGGCCCTCTTTTTCTGGGGCTCTCTTCCCTTCTGGCTTCCTCACACTGCCTCTTCCTGGGTTGCCTCTCATCAGAGCCCCTTCTTTACTTCCCCTTCTAACACACTGTCTCTAAATAGCTATCTATGCTGCCCAAGGTGGAACACTTCATAGCTTCACTTCTTGTGTTATGCTTCCTCCAGACAGTGTCATCCACTCCCAGAGCATCAAGTCTCCACCTGCATACTGTACTCCACCCGCATGTCCACACCTCTAAGCCTCACCTCTTTTGGGAACTCCTGAGCCACACATTCAGATGCCCTCTCCATAGATTTTGCTTCCTGCTTTCTCAACCTGGAAGACCCTCCCTACCCCAACCATGAAAATCCTGTCTACCCACCACACTTCAAGGCCAAACAGAGATGCCTCTTCCTTCCTGAAGCCTTCTAACCCTCCAGGCAGAATTTATTCCGCTTCTAATCTGCTACTACACTTATCTATCTCttgtttaattccattttattttataattattgccATATCTGTATTCTTAACTAAATTACAATCTACCCAAGGGCAAGAACTGgtgtctttcacttttttttttaatgtttattatttatttttgagagaggtagagaggggtgtgtgtgtgtgtgtgtgtgtgtgtgtgtgtgtgtgtgtgtgtgcaagcagggaaggggcagagagagagggagacacagaatccgaagcagcctccaggctctcagctggtagcacagagccccatgtggggctcgaactcatgaaccacaagatcaagacctgagctgaagtcagatgcttaactgactgagacacccaggcacccctctttcatttttttataagtATGGCCAATGgctaacatttggctttgaattcAACAGATGAACAATAGGTGCTTgataaaaaatattatcaaatgaCACATACTAATCTGTCTAGGACGACTTAGGCTACATCTGTCCTGAATTAAATGCAAGTCCTACTCAGTCTTGtgtctaaaaacaaatgaaatttaacCTAGGTAACCCCATATACCTCTTACCTTACAAACCTTAATCTGCCACTTACACAATTTATTTACATCAGTAAATTCTTTTACCCTATGTGTCCACAGATATAAATGAGTGTGAGACCACAAATGAATGTCGGGAAGATGAAATGTGTTGGAATTATCATGGTGGCTTCCGTTGTTACCCACGAAATCCTTGTCAAGATCCGTACATTCTAACATCAGAGAAGTAAGAGAAAATTAGAACTTTTGAAAGCAGGAAGCTTTGGTCTTACCAGCCAAACTgggaaatatttctgtttttctctgcagCCGATGTGTTTGCCCAGTCTCAAGTGCGGTGTGCCGAGAACTTCCCCAGTCCATAGTCTACAAATACATGAGCATCCGATCTGATAGGTCTGTGCCGTCAGACATCTTCCAGATACAGGCCACAACCATTTATGCCAATACTATCAATACTTTTCGGATTAAATctggaaatgaaaatggagagTTCTACCTAAGAGTGAGTACACTGAGGGC from Neofelis nebulosa isolate mNeoNeb1 chromosome 9, mNeoNeb1.pri, whole genome shotgun sequence includes these protein-coding regions:
- the EFEMP1 gene encoding EGF-containing fibulin-like extracellular matrix protein 1; the encoded protein is MMLKALFLTMLTLALVKSQDTEETITYTQCTDGYEWDPVRQQCKDIDECDIVPDACKGGMKCVNHYGGYLCLPKTAQIIVNNEQPQQETPAAAEGVGATANAAATSGAGAGGMAASGMAASAVMPGGGFVASAAAVAGPEVQTGRNNFVIRRNPADPQRIPANPSHRIQCATGYEQSEHNVCQDIDECTAGTHNCRADQVCINLRGSFACQCPPGYQKRGEQCVDIDECTIPPYCHQRCVNTPGSFYCQCSPGFQLAANNYTCVDINECDASNQCAQQCYNILGSFICQCNQGYELSSDRLNCEDIDECRTSSYLCQYQCVNEPGKFSCMCPQGYQVVRSRTCQDINECETTNECREDEMCWNYHGGFRCYPRNPCQDPYILTSENRCVCPVSSAVCRELPQSIVYKYMSIRSDRSVPSDIFQIQATTIYANTINTFRIKSGNENGEFYLRQTSPVSAMLVLVKSLSGPREYIVDLEMLTVNSIGTFRTSSVLRLTIIVGPFSF